Proteins found in one Cheilinus undulatus linkage group 9, ASM1832078v1, whole genome shotgun sequence genomic segment:
- the LOC121515375 gene encoding zinc-binding protein A33-like — MSAASCLLTEDQLLCSICLDVFTDPVTIPCGHNFCKNYITKNWDINARHYCPICKDLFKRRPELKINTDIKGIAAQFRQSAQQESSSSSLERYVSLPGEVPCDDCTGTKLNALKSCLVCLASYCETHLEPHLTKSGLKKHQLIDPVENLEDRMCEKHDKLLELFCKNDQRCVCMMCSVSDHKTHDVVPLKEEYEGKKAKLDKRKAEMNQMIQKRRLKMQELRRSVELSDENADREIAEGFQVFTALIETVQRNLNRLIDSVKEKQEKTKNQAEVFIRELEQEISELEKRSTVVQQISHTGDHLQLLQNFTSLNAAPPTKDWTAIRVHPPSYEGTVVRTVKQLEVMIREQMKKLVGAELKRVQQYKVDMTLDPDTAHPKLILSDDGKQVYESDTKKNLPDNPLRFDTCPNVLSRQSFSSGRFYYEVQVKGKTDWDLGVTEGLTNRRGQIIVNPQNGYWAIRLRNENEYNALADPSVRLSLKSHPEKVGVFVDYEEGLVSFYDVDAAALIYSFTGCSFVESLYSYFSPFLNNSGKNSAPLIISSVQQTINVEPLTLRGRFRLSQRFRSTLNLSG, encoded by the coding sequence ATGTCTGCTGCCAGCTGTCTGCTGACTGAAGATCAGCTCCTGTGCTCCATCTGTCTGGATGTCTTCACTGATCCTGTCACCATACCATGTGGACACAACTTCTGTAAAAACTATATCACTAAGAACTGGGACATAAATGCACGACACTATTGTCCCATCTGTAAAGATTTGTTCAAAAGAAGGCCTGAGCTGAAGATCAACACTGACATCAAGGGGATAGCTGCTCAGTTCAGACAGTCAGCTCAGCAGGAATCCAGCAGCAGTAGCTTAGAGAGATACGTTTCCTTACCAGGAGAAGTTCCCTGTGACGACTGCACTGGAACCAAACTGAATGCCCTGAAGTCCTGCCTGGTGTGTCTGGCTTCTTACTGTGAGACTCACCTGGAGCCTCATCTGACCAAGTCAGGTCTGAAGAAACATCAGCTGATCGACCCTGTGGAGAACCTGGAAGACAGGATGTGTGAGAAGCACGACAAACTGCTGGAGCTGTTCTGTAAGAACGACCAGAGGTGTGTCTGCATGATGTGCTCAGTTAGCGACCACAAGACTCATGATGTTGTTCCTCTGAAAGAAGAATATGAAGGAAAGAAGGCCAAGCTGGACAAGAGAAAGGCTGAAATGAATCAGATGATCCAAAAGAGACGACTGAAGATGCAGGAGCTCAGACGCTCAgtggagctcagtgatgagaacGCAGACAGAGAGATAGCAGAAGGTTTTCAGGTCTTCACCGCTCTGATAGAGACTGTGCAGAGAAACCTCAACAGACTCATCGATTCAGtcaaagagaaacaggaaaagaCAAAGAACCAGGCTGAAGTCTTTATCAGAGAGCTGGAACAGGAAATCTCTGAGCTGGAGAAGAGGAGCACTGTGGTACAGCAGATCTCACACACTGGAGACCACCTCCAACTCCTCCAGAACTTCACGTCTCTGAACGCTGCCCCACCCACCAAGGACTGGACTGCCATCAGAGTCCATCCACCTTCATATGAGGGGACTGTGGTGAGAACTGTGAAGCAGCTGGAAGTGATGATTAGAGAACAGATGAAGAAGCTGGTTGGAGCTGAGCTGAAGAGAGTCCAGCAGTATAAGGTAGACATGACACTAGATCCTGATACAGCACATCCTAAACTCATCCTGTCTGATGATGGAAAACAAGTGTATGAGAGTGACACAAAGAAGAATCTCCCAGACAATCCATTGAGATTTGATACTTGTCCTAATGTCTTGTCAAGGCAGAGTTTCTCTTCAGGCAGATTTTACTACGAAGTTCAGGTTAAAGGAAAAACTGACTGGGATTTGGGGGTGACTGAGGGGTTAACAAACAGGAGGGGACAGATTATAGTAAATCCTCAGAACGGTTACTGGGCAATACGTTTGAGGAATGAAAATGAGTACAATGCTCTTGCCGACCCTTCAGTCCGTCTCTCTCTGAAGTCTCATCCTGAGAAGGTGGGGGTGTTTGTGGATTATGAGGAGGGTCTGGTCTCCTTTTATGACGTTGATGCTGCGGCTCTGATCTACTCCTTTACTGGCTGCTCCTTTGTGGAGAGTCTTTACTCTTATTTTAGTCCTTTCCTTAACAATTCTGGTAAAAACTCTGCCCCACTGATCATCTCCTCTGTTCAGCAAACAATAAATGTGGAACCATTGACACTCCGAGGAAGATTTCGTCTCTCACAGAGATTTAGATCCACTCTAAACTTATCAGGCTAA